The following are encoded in a window of Paenibacillaceae bacterium GAS479 genomic DNA:
- a CDS encoding manganese/zinc/iron transport system permease protein: MMQLWDSLAALVTDPNLRWIALGCMLLGLSSGMIGCFAYLRRQSLMGDTIAHTALPGICVAFLLTGVKSLPVFMLGAIVAGIAGTLAIRVITARSRIKADAAMGIVLSSFFGIGIVLLTMIQHSGDGSQSGLDKFLFGQAASMVGSDVQLMAGVSLLLTFICTLLFKEFKLLAFDPAFAKGSGFSTSLLDFIMQALVVTAVVAGIQAVGVVLVAALLITPAVSARFWTERLDRMIMLSGAFGMISGLLGAWISSQVFQLPTGPVSVLAAAFVFLVSVLFGTKRGLLTMRLTRSRARQQLQALKSSTASVKEAG; the protein is encoded by the coding sequence ATGATGCAGCTATGGGATTCTCTAGCCGCGCTAGTTACGGATCCTAATTTACGCTGGATCGCGCTCGGCTGCATGCTGCTCGGCTTGAGCAGCGGTATGATCGGCTGCTTCGCGTACCTGCGGCGACAGAGCCTGATGGGCGATACGATCGCACATACCGCGCTGCCAGGTATTTGCGTCGCTTTCCTGCTGACCGGCGTTAAGTCGCTTCCGGTATTCATGCTCGGAGCGATCGTCGCAGGCATCGCGGGAACATTGGCGATTCGCGTCATTACGGCGAGATCACGCATCAAAGCGGATGCGGCTATGGGCATCGTGCTCTCATCGTTTTTTGGCATCGGTATCGTCCTGCTCACGATGATTCAGCATAGCGGAGATGGAAGCCAAAGTGGACTCGACAAGTTTCTGTTTGGCCAGGCCGCTTCGATGGTCGGTTCTGATGTGCAGCTGATGGCCGGCGTAAGTTTGTTGTTAACGTTCATTTGCACTTTGTTGTTCAAAGAATTCAAGCTGCTCGCCTTCGACCCTGCCTTCGCCAAAGGCTCCGGCTTCTCGACCTCGCTGCTCGACTTCATCATGCAAGCGCTGGTCGTAACAGCAGTAGTCGCCGGAATTCAGGCGGTCGGCGTCGTACTGGTCGCTGCTCTGCTGATCACACCTGCGGTGTCCGCGCGCTTCTGGACGGAGCGGCTGGATCGGATGATCATGCTTTCCGGTGCTTTCGGCATGATCAGCGGGCTGCTCGGTGCATGGATCAGCTCGCAGGTGTTTCAGCTGCCGACCGGGCCGGTCAGCGTGCTGGCCGCAGCCTTTGTATTTCTCGTTTCCGTGCTGTTTGGTACCAAGCGCGGCCTGCTGACGATGCGGTTGACGCGTAGCCGCGCCCGCCAGCAACTGCAAGCTCTAAAAAGCTCAACGGCATCGGTGAAGGAGGCGGGATAA
- a CDS encoding Transglutaminase-like superfamily protein, translating to MDNTGWLKTLLNLEPVTLVVLLLILFSLLQGLRRGARGSSMRLFSFLWEGMLLVISLLGAARLAQLFSEPAAAWLQRIVVVPQQELGTLEQAWYTFLTSVRDLPLLRMGVLFLLAYILLRLLLSGLTPLAWRLFASASRPRRSEADYRDERVEEYDEEYRAESRSESRGGGGRIASHAAGALLGGLHGIGRALVLLAVLFLYVSLFPTAPLTSGIESSPVYRQAADKLLQPVAGGLLEESGPVISEAVGSELQQIMQRKYDIVDNYIPEEIDEAAKQITAGAGSDRERAEKLYDWLGTRIAYDWDKANNYTERGVWKEQTPEDTFSSRRGVCIDTSRLYAIMARSVGLEVRIVTGLGADGKGGFGSHAWNEVKLADENEQWIPLDATWAQSGDWFDSPDFDKTHIAKA from the coding sequence ATGGACAACACGGGATGGCTGAAAACGCTCCTTAACCTGGAGCCAGTAACACTCGTTGTATTGCTGCTGATTTTATTTTCGTTGCTGCAAGGATTACGTCGTGGGGCAAGAGGTTCTTCCATGCGGTTATTCTCGTTTTTATGGGAAGGGATGCTGCTGGTAATTTCGCTGCTCGGCGCAGCCCGTCTGGCGCAGCTCTTTAGTGAACCGGCGGCAGCATGGCTGCAACGGATTGTGGTAGTGCCGCAGCAAGAGCTAGGAACGCTGGAGCAGGCTTGGTATACATTCCTTACGAGCGTGCGCGATTTGCCTCTACTGCGCATGGGGGTCTTGTTCCTGCTAGCGTATATTCTGCTGCGCTTGCTGCTGTCTGGACTGACACCGCTGGCATGGAGGCTCTTCGCGAGCGCATCACGTCCGCGGCGGAGCGAGGCTGATTATAGAGACGAGAGAGTGGAAGAGTACGATGAGGAGTACCGGGCAGAGAGTCGGAGCGAGAGCCGGGGTGGGGGCGGTCGAATCGCCAGTCATGCCGCTGGTGCGCTGCTGGGAGGATTGCATGGGATCGGCCGCGCTCTTGTGCTGCTGGCTGTTCTGTTCTTGTATGTCTCGCTGTTTCCAACAGCTCCGTTGACGTCAGGCATCGAGAGTTCGCCAGTATATCGCCAAGCGGCTGACAAACTGCTACAGCCGGTAGCTGGCGGATTACTGGAGGAAAGCGGACCTGTTATTAGCGAAGCCGTCGGCAGTGAACTGCAGCAGATCATGCAACGGAAATATGATATCGTCGACAACTACATTCCAGAGGAAATCGACGAGGCGGCAAAGCAGATTACCGCAGGAGCCGGAAGCGACCGCGAGCGCGCGGAGAAGTTATACGATTGGCTCGGCACGCGAATTGCCTATGATTGGGACAAGGCCAACAACTATACCGAGCGTGGGGTGTGGAAGGAGCAAACTCCTGAGGACACATTCAGCAGTCGCAGGGGTGTTTGCATCGATACTTCCCGGCTTTATGCCATTATGGCCCGTTCGGTCGGCCTGGAGGTCAGAATTGTGACGGGACTTGGCGCTGATGGAAAAGGGGGCTTCGGTTCCCATGCCTGGAACGAGGTCAAGCTTGCCGATGAGAATGAGCAGTGGATTCCGCTTGATGCTACCTGGGCTCAGTCGGGGGATTGGTTTGACTCGCCTGATTTTGACAAGACGCATATTGCAAAAGCCTAA
- a CDS encoding diguanylate cyclase (GGDEF) domain-containing protein: MRAAIRRFTAYRKNQLTQWSLLGSVFILLALLISWSTSLYKEQLTNEAYKEASVQLSSRANELKLGVERRLLLSQSLVAFVQMELRSNGYVDHKRFEQFSGHFVPLLPDVRNLSLYPKGVAWYVYPQTGNEHVIGSDLFKDKRPEVRENALRAKELRTVTLVGPVDLLQGGSGLVTRQSVYTEDKFWGFVSVVIDMPEMLDGISKGFRNDLFDVALRVNGQVLLGDPKLFKQNELSEVVSVPDGKWELAGTLKQEKHQMIATKLWLIRLFALLCMALVLYQVYVQLTNRTKLAEKVSQRTRELQEANEEIEASNEELLAIEDELRAQNRILENKERELRYLAYHDPLTGLYNRSFFNLNLKESIAQAERSGTQIALLYLDLDQFKLVNDTFGHIRGDELLREAAERLTGRREGQSEAFPERGPAYFRIGGDEFTVVLPSVPDREEAEGLAAAVIERFRSPFFIQGAEYFLTTSIGIALYPDHGGDAPALTQHADLAMYRAKEEGKNHYKWFDGTVAPESARLMEMRNGLRRAMERGEFEVYYQPQIETATGKLSGLEALLRWKHPRLGQISPQQFIPLAEETGLIVEIGEWVLHTACAQNKAWQDAGCPKLRIAVNLSARQFAAPDLVGTVRSVLEQTGLDARFLELEITENMAMKNENLSTLEQLKDMGILLSIDDFGTQHSSLSYLKRLPVSRIKIDRSFVSGIGVDERDEAIIHAMLVIARRLHLSVVAEGVETEPQFGFLEENNCDEIQGYLFFKPQSAEHIGKVLRDSLPGESRGTGLTMS, from the coding sequence GTGAGAGCTGCCATTCGCCGATTCACGGCCTATCGTAAAAACCAGCTGACCCAATGGTCATTGCTAGGTTCAGTATTTATCCTGCTTGCCCTGTTGATTTCTTGGAGCACTTCTCTCTATAAGGAGCAACTTACTAACGAGGCTTACAAGGAAGCTTCCGTGCAGCTTTCTTCAAGGGCAAATGAGCTGAAGCTCGGAGTGGAGCGGCGGCTGTTATTGTCCCAAAGTCTCGTAGCTTTTGTGCAGATGGAGCTGCGCTCCAACGGTTATGTCGACCATAAAAGATTTGAGCAGTTCTCGGGGCATTTTGTGCCGCTGCTGCCCGATGTCCGCAATCTTTCCCTCTATCCAAAAGGGGTGGCTTGGTACGTTTATCCTCAGACCGGCAACGAGCATGTAATTGGTTCGGACCTGTTCAAGGACAAACGCCCAGAGGTGCGTGAGAACGCATTGCGAGCCAAAGAACTCAGGACCGTAACGCTGGTCGGACCGGTCGATCTGCTGCAGGGCGGCAGCGGCTTGGTAACCCGACAATCGGTTTATACAGAGGACAAGTTTTGGGGATTTGTTTCGGTTGTAATTGATATGCCAGAGATGTTGGACGGGATATCAAAAGGTTTTCGGAACGATCTGTTCGATGTTGCGCTCCGCGTAAACGGCCAAGTGCTGCTCGGTGATCCGAAATTGTTCAAGCAAAACGAGCTTAGTGAGGTTGTCTCGGTTCCGGACGGCAAGTGGGAGCTGGCTGGAACGCTTAAACAAGAGAAACACCAGATGATTGCGACGAAGCTGTGGTTGATCAGGCTGTTTGCCCTGTTATGCATGGCACTTGTTCTTTATCAGGTGTATGTACAGCTGACGAACCGGACCAAGCTTGCGGAGAAGGTATCCCAGCGCACTCGGGAGCTTCAGGAGGCGAATGAAGAGATTGAAGCCTCCAATGAGGAGCTGCTTGCCATTGAGGATGAATTGCGTGCACAAAACCGCATACTGGAGAACAAGGAGCGGGAGCTTCGCTATTTGGCTTACCATGATCCGCTTACAGGGCTGTACAATCGTTCCTTTTTCAATTTGAATTTGAAGGAGAGTATCGCTCAGGCGGAGCGCTCTGGAACCCAAATTGCGCTGTTGTATTTGGACTTGGACCAGTTCAAGCTGGTCAATGATACGTTTGGGCATATCCGTGGCGATGAGCTTTTGCGGGAAGCTGCCGAGCGGTTGACTGGTCGGAGAGAAGGACAGTCAGAGGCTTTCCCAGAACGCGGGCCTGCTTATTTCCGTATCGGAGGGGATGAATTCACCGTTGTGCTTCCTTCTGTTCCCGATAGGGAAGAAGCGGAGGGGTTGGCTGCCGCCGTCATCGAGCGATTCCGCTCTCCATTCTTTATTCAAGGTGCTGAATATTTTCTGACGACAAGTATCGGAATCGCCCTTTATCCAGATCATGGAGGGGATGCTCCGGCTCTGACGCAGCATGCCGATCTCGCCATGTACAGGGCAAAGGAAGAAGGCAAAAACCATTACAAATGGTTCGACGGCACTGTCGCTCCCGAATCGGCAAGATTAATGGAGATGCGTAACGGGCTGCGCCGCGCGATGGAGCGAGGGGAGTTCGAAGTTTACTACCAGCCGCAAATTGAGACGGCAACCGGCAAATTGTCGGGGCTGGAGGCGCTGCTGCGCTGGAAACATCCACGGCTTGGACAAATTTCACCTCAGCAGTTCATTCCGCTTGCGGAGGAAACGGGTCTGATCGTGGAAATTGGAGAGTGGGTGCTGCATACAGCTTGCGCTCAGAACAAGGCTTGGCAGGATGCAGGCTGTCCTAAGCTGCGAATAGCAGTAAATTTATCAGCTCGCCAGTTCGCGGCTCCAGATCTAGTTGGCACCGTGCGCAGCGTGCTTGAGCAGACGGGGCTGGATGCCCGCTTCCTGGAGCTGGAGATTACCGAGAACATGGCGATGAAAAATGAAAATCTCAGTACGCTTGAGCAACTGAAGGATATGGGCATCCTGCTGTCGATTGATGACTTCGGTACGCAGCATTCCTCGCTAAGCTACCTGAAGCGGCTGCCAGTCAGCCGAATCAAGATTGACCGCTCGTTCGTGAGCGGCATCGGTGTGGACGAGCGGGATGAGGCGATCATTCATGCGATGCTGGTGATCGCTCGTCGGCTTCATCTGTCCGTTGTCGCCGAAGGGGTGGAGACAGAGCCTCAGTTCGGTTTCCTCGAAGAGAATAACTGTGATGAGATTCAGGGTTATCTGTTTTTCAAGCCACAGTCTGCGGAACATATAGGAAAAGTGCTGCGGGATAGTTTGCCAGGGGAGAGCCGAGGGACAGGCCTCACCATGAGTTAG
- a CDS encoding manganese/zinc/iron transport system substrate-binding protein: MHHWSKGWERLIGSLLLLGVMLVVQACGENEGESVAEPGGVIAITATTGMIADAAKRVGGDRVKVETLMGPGVDPHLYKASYGDMVKLDEADVVFYGGLHLEGKMTEVLKKLGQVKTVAAVTDTMPKGRLHEGEPGSGIPDPHVWFDASLWTYTVEMVRDTLISEDAAHESEYRQRADIYIRELQQLHYYAQEQLGSVPEKHRVLVTAHDAFGYFGRAYGLEVIGLQGMSTASEYGSKDVSALRDFLVQREIPAVFVESSIPRKSIESVLEGAGKLGHEVIIGGELFSDAMGEEGTPEGTYVGMFRHNVDTIAKALKGE, encoded by the coding sequence TTGCATCATTGGAGCAAGGGTTGGGAGAGGCTTATCGGTAGCTTGCTGCTGCTTGGCGTGATGCTGGTCGTTCAGGCTTGCGGCGAAAATGAGGGGGAGAGCGTTGCGGAGCCGGGCGGCGTAATCGCGATTACGGCAACGACAGGCATGATCGCCGATGCCGCCAAGCGGGTCGGTGGTGATCGTGTGAAGGTTGAGACGCTTATGGGGCCAGGCGTTGATCCCCATCTGTACAAAGCCTCTTATGGAGACATGGTGAAGCTTGACGAGGCGGATGTTGTTTTTTATGGCGGACTGCATCTGGAGGGGAAGATGACGGAGGTACTGAAAAAGCTCGGCCAAGTGAAAACGGTAGCCGCCGTCACGGATACGATGCCCAAAGGGAGGCTACATGAGGGTGAGCCGGGCTCCGGCATACCTGATCCTCACGTCTGGTTTGACGCCAGCTTATGGACTTACACCGTGGAGATGGTGCGTGACACGCTCATTAGCGAGGATGCCGCCCACGAATCCGAGTATCGGCAACGAGCAGACATCTATATCCGTGAGCTGCAGCAACTTCATTATTATGCTCAGGAGCAGCTTGGTTCCGTGCCGGAAAAGCACAGGGTGCTGGTGACAGCGCATGATGCATTTGGTTATTTTGGCCGCGCCTACGGGCTTGAGGTCATTGGTCTGCAAGGCATGAGCACGGCCTCGGAATACGGGTCAAAGGATGTTTCAGCACTGCGGGACTTCCTCGTGCAGCGAGAAATTCCGGCCGTGTTCGTGGAATCCAGCATTCCGCGCAAGTCTATTGAGTCGGTTCTGGAGGGCGCCGGCAAGCTCGGTCATGAGGTCATCATTGGCGGTGAGCTGTTCTCGGATGCAATGGGTGAGGAAGGAACGCCGGAAGGAACTTATGTCGGCATGTTCCGCCATAACGTCGACACGATCGCGAAAGCATTGAAGGGGGAATAA
- a CDS encoding manganese/zinc/iron transport system permease protein codes for MSMDFWIILTGSLAAVSCAVLGCFLILRRMALMGDAISHSVLPGIVVAYMVSGSRDSILMLVAAAIMGLLCVFLIQWFNNRGIQSDASIGVIFTSLFAIGVVLVSLNARQVDLDLDCVLYGEIAYTAWNTLGIGGMDLGPRSVWLLGGTLLLVLTVIGLFYKQFKLCAFDPMLALALGIPAALFHYLLMGLVSVATVSSFESVGAILVVGLLVIPPSTAYLLTDRLGAMILISAACGVASTVLGFALAVWLDASIAGCIVAAAATLFAVTFLLSPKHGLLFARLRRTRLSRSAA; via the coding sequence GTGAGCATGGATTTCTGGATTATTTTGACCGGTTCATTGGCGGCTGTCAGCTGTGCGGTGCTGGGTTGTTTCCTTATATTGCGCCGGATGGCGCTGATGGGCGATGCGATTAGCCACTCCGTGCTGCCCGGCATCGTCGTTGCTTACATGGTCAGTGGCTCCCGCGACTCCATTCTTATGCTGGTCGCGGCTGCGATCATGGGACTGCTATGCGTGTTCCTCATTCAATGGTTCAACAATCGCGGCATTCAAAGCGATGCTTCCATCGGGGTTATTTTTACATCTCTGTTTGCAATCGGAGTTGTACTTGTCAGCCTCAACGCCAGACAGGTCGATCTCGATCTGGACTGCGTCCTTTATGGAGAGATTGCCTATACAGCTTGGAACACGCTGGGGATTGGTGGCATGGATCTCGGACCGCGCTCCGTCTGGCTGCTCGGCGGGACGCTGCTGCTCGTGCTTACAGTCATCGGACTGTTCTACAAGCAATTCAAGCTCTGCGCATTCGATCCGATGCTGGCCCTCGCTCTCGGTATCCCGGCGGCATTATTCCATTATTTGCTCATGGGGCTCGTTTCTGTCGCAACGGTCAGCTCCTTTGAGAGCGTTGGCGCGATTCTTGTGGTCGGCCTGCTCGTTATCCCGCCTTCAACGGCATACTTGCTGACGGACCGACTCGGCGCCATGATCCTCATCAGCGCTGCTTGCGGCGTAGCTTCAACAGTACTGGGCTTCGCGCTTGCCGTTTGGCTGGACGCCTCAATCGCGGGCTGTATCGTCGCGGCCGCCGCGACATTATTCGCAGTCACTTTCCTGCTCTCGCCGAAGCATGGGCTGTTGTTCGCCAGATTGCGTCGGACTCGCCTTAGCCGCTCAGCGGCTTGA
- a CDS encoding Trehalose utilization protein: MKKLTIWNEFVHEQEHEEVRKVYPDGIHNALAKGLAGADLQIRSATLQDPEHGLSEEVLNDTDVLIWWGHMAHDRVEDAIVERVHKRVMEGMGLIVLHSGHFSKIFKKLMGTGCDLKWREAGERERIWVVNPAHPIAAGLPEQFVLEQEEMYGEHFDIPAPDELVFLSWFEGGNVFRSGCTFYRGQGKIFYFRPGHETHPTYYDANVLKVISNAVQWAAPSGAATPVRGHSEPSLEPISAKG, encoded by the coding sequence ATGAAAAAACTTACAATCTGGAATGAGTTTGTTCACGAGCAAGAGCACGAGGAAGTGCGGAAGGTATACCCGGATGGTATCCATAACGCATTGGCTAAAGGCCTTGCAGGCGCAGATCTGCAAATCCGCTCCGCTACGCTGCAAGATCCAGAGCATGGTCTGAGCGAAGAGGTGCTTAACGATACGGATGTACTTATCTGGTGGGGACATATGGCGCATGATCGCGTCGAGGATGCAATTGTGGAGCGCGTACATAAACGCGTCATGGAGGGCATGGGCCTCATCGTACTGCACTCCGGCCACTTCTCCAAAATTTTCAAAAAGCTCATGGGCACAGGCTGCGACCTGAAATGGCGTGAAGCTGGCGAGCGCGAGCGTATCTGGGTCGTTAATCCAGCGCATCCGATTGCTGCTGGTCTGCCTGAGCAATTCGTACTTGAGCAGGAAGAAATGTACGGCGAGCACTTCGACATCCCAGCTCCTGACGAGCTTGTTTTCCTTAGCTGGTTCGAAGGCGGCAACGTATTCCGCAGCGGCTGCACGTTCTATCGCGGCCAAGGCAAAATCTTCTACTTCCGTCCAGGTCATGAAACTCATCCGACCTACTACGATGCGAACGTGCTGAAGGTTATCTCCAACGCTGTCCAATGGGCTGCTCCATCCGGCGCGGCAACTCCAGTACGCGGTCATAGCGAGCCTTCCCTGGAGCCAATCAGCGCTAAAGGTTAA
- a CDS encoding toprim domain protein, which yields MKTVIIVEGKNDRSRLRKVLSEEVMILCTYGTPGSLQLETLTKQVGDSQVFIFTDNDSSGKRIRGLLRDQFPDAEHIYTRRGYPGVEKTPPEYLLEQLQKAGFDEELIFPDASPEPRWNKEDGL from the coding sequence ATGAAAACGGTAATTATCGTGGAGGGCAAAAACGATCGCAGTCGGCTGCGTAAGGTGCTCAGTGAGGAAGTCATGATTCTATGCACCTACGGCACTCCGGGATCGCTCCAACTGGAGACGCTGACTAAGCAGGTCGGAGACAGCCAGGTATTCATATTCACCGACAACGACTCCTCCGGCAAGCGCATCCGAGGCCTTCTCCGCGACCAGTTCCCAGACGCCGAACATATCTATACTCGGCGCGGCTATCCCGGAGTGGAAAAGACACCTCCAGAGTATTTGCTGGAGCAGCTTCAGAAGGCCGGTTTCGACGAGGAGTTGATATTTCCGGATGCGTCACCAGAACCACGCTGGAACAAAGAGGACGGGCTATGA
- a CDS encoding manganese/zinc/iron transport system ATP-binding protein: MVLEVTGLSTAYRSQAVLRDVSFSAPEGELIAIVGPNGAGKSTLIKTILGLTPSLGGSVSAFGRPIGDVRTRIGYVPQRESVDWDFPTHALDVVMMGRYGRLGWFRRPGRKEKTIAMECLAGVGMEAFAERQISQLSGGQQQRVFLARALAQDADLYFMDEPFAGVDAATEKAIVELLRRLRSEGKTVIVVHHDLATVPEYFDSVLLLNVTVQAFGPTAEVFTETNLQRTYGGRVAFAVAATGTGTGAEA; the protein is encoded by the coding sequence ATGGTATTGGAAGTAACAGGTTTAAGCACTGCCTACCGCAGCCAGGCGGTGCTGCGGGATGTCAGCTTCTCGGCCCCAGAGGGCGAGCTGATTGCTATCGTTGGCCCTAACGGCGCCGGCAAATCGACGCTGATCAAAACCATTCTCGGTCTGACTCCCTCCCTCGGCGGGAGCGTTAGCGCCTTTGGCCGACCGATTGGCGATGTGCGCACCCGTATCGGTTATGTGCCGCAACGTGAGTCGGTTGACTGGGATTTTCCGACTCATGCTCTCGATGTCGTGATGATGGGACGATACGGACGTCTTGGCTGGTTTCGTCGGCCGGGCCGCAAGGAGAAAACGATAGCGATGGAATGCTTGGCTGGCGTGGGGATGGAGGCATTCGCCGAGCGGCAGATCAGTCAGCTGTCCGGCGGCCAGCAGCAGCGAGTGTTTCTCGCTCGTGCGCTGGCGCAAGATGCAGATCTTTATTTCATGGATGAGCCGTTCGCCGGAGTGGACGCCGCCACCGAAAAGGCGATCGTTGAGCTGCTGCGCCGCCTGCGCTCGGAGGGCAAAACGGTCATCGTTGTCCACCATGATTTGGCGACTGTCCCGGAGTATTTTGACAGCGTGCTGCTGCTCAATGTGACGGTTCAGGCCTTCGGTCCGACCGCTGAAGTGTTCACCGAGACGAATCTACAGCGTACTTATGGCGGGCGAGTGGCATTCGCGGTCGCGGCAACGGGCACAGGAACGGGGGCGGAAGCATGA
- a CDS encoding Major Facilitator Superfamily protein has translation MKTAIWLYLFLFVAMFDLHAQYPILTPFAVSLGAAPSFIGLMMGLYSITHLPGNLIAGFSIDRFGSRIFIALSLLGAGLILLLQAQVTNPWQLLVLRSISGFVLAFLSPACSALLARLANNTVQQSRLMSGSGFVHTLASVVSPAAGAFLVANIGFTSAFYLLGWGLIVTAICAILFVRDPQTDGMANSASPPGSANSAPQGTGQQGSSPGRAGSAEDEQEQGRFPWLLYALPVAISCSQGILSFELPLMSTSTEGMMRTGLLFSVVSLGGLITLSMLFLNRMPAFTRTLWGALMLAAVYYAIATEAPLPLMYLLLGVGMAKGIIFPALSTLLIELSSRARYGRTFSLLSIAFSVGAFLGPMIAGQVRDFISPYFISFFVLMLAAAILPFHGGRRRAGSATAQLR, from the coding sequence GTGAAAACAGCCATCTGGCTGTACCTGTTTCTTTTCGTGGCGATGTTTGACCTGCATGCCCAGTATCCAATTCTGACTCCCTTTGCCGTTTCCCTTGGAGCGGCGCCGTCCTTCATTGGTCTGATGATGGGACTCTATTCGATCACGCATCTGCCCGGCAACCTGATTGCCGGCTTCAGCATCGATCGCTTTGGCAGCCGCATTTTCATTGCGCTTAGTCTACTTGGCGCCGGCCTGATCCTACTGCTGCAGGCGCAGGTTACGAATCCTTGGCAGTTGCTCGTGCTGCGCTCAATCAGCGGCTTCGTGCTGGCTTTCCTATCTCCTGCCTGTAGCGCACTACTGGCACGGTTGGCAAACAATACGGTGCAACAAAGTCGCCTCATGTCCGGCAGCGGTTTCGTTCATACGCTTGCCTCCGTCGTTTCTCCAGCGGCAGGTGCCTTCCTAGTCGCGAACATCGGCTTCACCAGCGCCTTCTATTTGCTCGGCTGGGGGTTAATTGTCACAGCCATCTGCGCCATCTTGTTCGTACGAGATCCGCAGACAGACGGTATGGCGAATTCAGCAAGCCCGCCGGGTTCGGCGAATTCAGCTCCACAGGGGACGGGGCAGCAAGGTTCGTCACCTGGCCGGGCTGGGAGTGCCGAAGATGAGCAGGAGCAAGGCCGCTTCCCTTGGCTTCTCTATGCGTTACCAGTCGCAATCAGTTGCTCTCAGGGCATCCTTTCCTTCGAGCTGCCACTGATGTCTACGAGCACGGAGGGAATGATGCGTACCGGCCTACTATTCTCGGTCGTCAGCCTGGGCGGACTGATCACGCTTAGCATGTTATTTCTGAACCGTATGCCCGCATTTACCCGCACGTTATGGGGTGCGCTCATGCTTGCGGCTGTCTATTACGCTATTGCAACAGAAGCTCCGCTACCGCTCATGTATTTACTACTCGGAGTCGGCATGGCCAAGGGCATTATTTTCCCCGCATTGTCCACCTTGCTGATTGAGCTCAGCTCCAGAGCTCGTTACGGGCGTACCTTCTCGCTGCTGTCAATCGCCTTCTCTGTCGGAGCCTTTCTCGGCCCGATGATCGCGGGGCAAGTGCGGGACTTTATATCCCCTTACTTTATCTCTTTCTTCGTGCTTATGCTGGCTGCAGCGATTTTGCCCTTCCACGGCGGCCGTAGAAGAGCTGGCTCCGCAACCGCCCAATTGCGCTAA